The Pseudomonas oryzicola genomic sequence AGGCGCACTGGGAAATGTGCATGGGCTTGTGTACCGGCCCGATGGTCTTCGAACTCGCCGAACTCACCGTGCATGCCGCTGATGACCTGGCCCTGGCCCACTGGCTGAATCGCTGTGGCCCGGCCGACAACGAAAGCCAGTGCGGCTTCATGCGCGCCACCGTAGGCTATCGTCGTCAGGGCGGCCAGTGGCAGGTAATCCATGAACACTGGTCGGCGCCATTCGACATGCAGACCCAGAAAGCGCTGTTCGATCTCAAACCCTGAGTGGTTATCGCCAAACGTACGTTGCCAATACCTGGAGGCGACCATGAAATACCTGTGCCTGGTCTATTGTGACGAGGGGCTGCTGCACAGCCTGCCCGACAGCCCGGAAGACGCCGAATGCATGGCGTACGCCGAATCCATCCAGGGCTCCGGGCGAATGCTGGCGGCCGAAGCGCTGAAGTCGGTGCAGACCGCCACCACGGTGCGCATGCGCAACGGCCAGATGAGCCTGACCGATGGCCCGTTCGCCGAGACCAAGGAGCAACTGGCCGGCTTCTACCTGGTGGAGGCCCGCGACCTGAACGAGGCGCTGAACATCGCCAAGGGCATCCCCGCTGCGCGGGTTGGCAGTGTCGAGGTGCGGCCAGTGCGTGAACTGCAACCCTGACAGCGACGGAGAGCCTGAGCATGACCCTTGCACTGCCTGCGCAAGCGCAACACGAATTGTCCATCAGCCGCCTGATCGACGCGCCACCGGCCAAGGTGTTCCGCGCCTGGACCGAACCCCAGTGGTTGATGCAGTGGTGGGGCCCGCACGGCATGACCACCCCGGAGTGCGAGATGCAGTTGTGGCCCGGTGGCCTGTTCCGCACCCTGATGCGCGCGCCGGACGGCAGCGAGTACCCGAACCTGGGCGTGTTCCTGG encodes the following:
- a CDS encoding YybH family protein, with product MSSTAETEIHQLIARWMQAVRDRDIPSIIAPYADDIVAFDAIQALQFKGKANYQAHWEMCMGLCTGPMVFELAELTVHAADDLALAHWLNRCGPADNESQCGFMRATVGYRRQGGQWQVIHEHWSAPFDMQTQKALFDLKP
- a CDS encoding YciI family protein — translated: MKYLCLVYCDEGLLHSLPDSPEDAECMAYAESIQGSGRMLAAEALKSVQTATTVRMRNGQMSLTDGPFAETKEQLAGFYLVEARDLNEALNIAKGIPAARVGSVEVRPVRELQP